The Myotis daubentonii chromosome 9, mMyoDau2.1, whole genome shotgun sequence genome has a segment encoding these proteins:
- the WDR74 gene encoding WD repeat-containing protein 74 isoform X3: MGCADRTVRHFSIEEGRFRGQRHCPGGEGTFRGLAQADGTLITCVDSGVLRVWGDDKETSSDPVLELRVGPGVCRMRQDPVRPHVVATGGKENALKVWDLQGSEEPVFRAKNVRNDWLDLRVPIWDQDIQFLPESRKLVTCTGYHQVRVYDPASPQRRPVLEATYGEHPLTAMTLTPGGNSVIVGNTHGQLAEIDLRQGRLLGCLKGLAGSVRGLQCHPSKPLLASCGLDRILRVHRIRNPRGLEHKVYLKSQLNCLLLSGRDNWEDEPPEPPEPAKLSSEDTEADELWASLEAAAKRPRPDLEQTSGVVPTGRRKKKRPGSASP; this comes from the exons ATGGGCTGTGCCGACCGGACAGTGAGGCACTTCAGCATCGAGGAGGGCAGATTCCGGGGCCAGAGGCACTGCCCCGGCGGGGAGGGCACGTTCCGAGGCCTCGCCCAGGCGGACGG cACCCTCATCACGTGTGTGGATTCTGGGGTTCTCCGAGTCTGGGGTGACGACAAGGAGACCTCCTCTGACCCA GTCCTGGAACTGAGGGTGGGCCCTGGGGTGTGTAGGATGCGCCAAGACCCAGTGCGCCCCCACGTAGTTGCCACAGGTGGGAAGGAGAATGCTTTGAAGGTGTGGGACCTGCAGGGGTCTGAGGAGCCTGTGTTCAGAGCCAAGAAC GTACGGAATGACTGGCTTGACCTGCGAGTTCCCATCTGGGACCAGGACATACAGTTCCTCCCTGAGTCGCGGAAGCTCGTCACCTGTACAGGGTACCACCAG GTCCGTGTCTATGATCCAGCCTCCCCCCAACGCCGGCCAGTCCTCGAGGCCACCTATGGAGAGCACCCGCTGACCGCTATGACTCTCACTCCGGGGGGCAA CTCGGTGATTGTAGGAAACACTCATGGGCAGCTGGCAGAAATTGACCTTCGGCAAG GGCGCCTACTGGGCTGCCTGAAGGGACTGGCAGGCAGTGTCAGAGGGCTGCAGTGCCACCCTTCCAAGCCTCTCCTAGCCTCCTGTGGCTTGGACAGAATCCTGAGGGTACACAGGATCCGGAATCCACGGGGCCTGGAGCATAAG GTCTATCTGAAGTCTCAGCTGAACTGCCTTCTTCTGTCAGGCAGGGACAACTGGGAG GATGAGCCGCCAGAGCCGCCGGAGCCGGCTAAGCTGTCTTCGGAAGACACGGAGGCAGACGAACTTTGGGCCTCCCTGGAGGCAGCTGCCAAGCGCCCGCGCCCTGATTTGGAGCAGACATCAGGGGTCGTCCCAACCGGGCGGAGAAAGAAGAAGCGGCCTGGCTCTGCCAGCCCCTGA
- the WDR74 gene encoding WD repeat-containing protein 74 isoform X4 has product MRQDPVRPHVVATGGKENALKVWDLQGSEEPVFRAKNVRNDWLDLRVPIWDQDIQFLPESRKLVTCTGYHQVRVYDPASPQRRPVLEATYGEHPLTAMTLTPGGNSVIVGNTHGQLAEIDLRQGRLLGCLKGLAGSVRGLQCHPSKPLLASCGLDRILRVHRIRNPRGLEHKVYLKSQLNCLLLSGRDNWEDEPPEPPEPAKLSSEDTEADELWASLEAAAKRPRPDLEQTSGVVPTGRRKKKRPGSASP; this is encoded by the exons ATGCGCCAAGACCCAGTGCGCCCCCACGTAGTTGCCACAGGTGGGAAGGAGAATGCTTTGAAGGTGTGGGACCTGCAGGGGTCTGAGGAGCCTGTGTTCAGAGCCAAGAAC GTACGGAATGACTGGCTTGACCTGCGAGTTCCCATCTGGGACCAGGACATACAGTTCCTCCCTGAGTCGCGGAAGCTCGTCACCTGTACAGGGTACCACCAG GTCCGTGTCTATGATCCAGCCTCCCCCCAACGCCGGCCAGTCCTCGAGGCCACCTATGGAGAGCACCCGCTGACCGCTATGACTCTCACTCCGGGGGGCAA CTCGGTGATTGTAGGAAACACTCATGGGCAGCTGGCAGAAATTGACCTTCGGCAAG GGCGCCTACTGGGCTGCCTGAAGGGACTGGCAGGCAGTGTCAGAGGGCTGCAGTGCCACCCTTCCAAGCCTCTCCTAGCCTCCTGTGGCTTGGACAGAATCCTGAGGGTACACAGGATCCGGAATCCACGGGGCCTGGAGCATAAG GTCTATCTGAAGTCTCAGCTGAACTGCCTTCTTCTGTCAGGCAGGGACAACTGGGAG GATGAGCCGCCAGAGCCGCCGGAGCCGGCTAAGCTGTCTTCGGAAGACACGGAGGCAGACGAACTTTGGGCCTCCCTGGAGGCAGCTGCCAAGCGCCCGCGCCCTGATTTGGAGCAGACATCAGGGGTCGTCCCAACCGGGCGGAGAAAGAAGAAGCGGCCTGGCTCTGCCAGCCCCTGA
- the WDR74 gene encoding WD repeat-containing protein 74 isoform X1: MAAAGARWNHVWVGTETGILKGVNLRRKQAANFTAAGQPRREEAVSALCWGAGGETEILMGCADRTVRHFSIEEGRFRGQRHCPGGEGTFRGLAQADGTLITCVDSGVLRVWGDDKETSSDPVLELRVGPGVCRMRQDPVRPHVVATGGKENALKVWDLQGSEEPVFRAKNVRNDWLDLRVPIWDQDIQFLPESRKLVTCTGYHQVRVYDPASPQRRPVLEATYGEHPLTAMTLTPGGNSVIVGNTHGQLAEIDLRQGRLLGCLKGLAGSVRGLQCHPSKPLLASCGLDRILRVHRIRNPRGLEHKVYLKSQLNCLLLSGRDNWEDEPPEPPEPAKLSSEDTEADELWASLEAAAKRPRPDLEQTSGVVPTGRRKKKRPGSASP; encoded by the exons ATGGCTGCCGCCGGGGCGCGCTGGAACCATGTGTGGGTCGGAACCGAGACTGGGATCCTGAAAG GGGTGAACCTTCGGCGCAAACAGGCGGCCAACTTCACGGCGGCGGGACAGCCCCGGCGCGAGGAGGCGGTGAGCGCCCTGTGCTGGGGCGCGGGCGGGGAGACCGAG ATCCTGATGGGCTGTGCCGACCGGACAGTGAGGCACTTCAGCATCGAGGAGGGCAGATTCCGGGGCCAGAGGCACTGCCCCGGCGGGGAGGGCACGTTCCGAGGCCTCGCCCAGGCGGACGG cACCCTCATCACGTGTGTGGATTCTGGGGTTCTCCGAGTCTGGGGTGACGACAAGGAGACCTCCTCTGACCCA GTCCTGGAACTGAGGGTGGGCCCTGGGGTGTGTAGGATGCGCCAAGACCCAGTGCGCCCCCACGTAGTTGCCACAGGTGGGAAGGAGAATGCTTTGAAGGTGTGGGACCTGCAGGGGTCTGAGGAGCCTGTGTTCAGAGCCAAGAAC GTACGGAATGACTGGCTTGACCTGCGAGTTCCCATCTGGGACCAGGACATACAGTTCCTCCCTGAGTCGCGGAAGCTCGTCACCTGTACAGGGTACCACCAG GTCCGTGTCTATGATCCAGCCTCCCCCCAACGCCGGCCAGTCCTCGAGGCCACCTATGGAGAGCACCCGCTGACCGCTATGACTCTCACTCCGGGGGGCAA CTCGGTGATTGTAGGAAACACTCATGGGCAGCTGGCAGAAATTGACCTTCGGCAAG GGCGCCTACTGGGCTGCCTGAAGGGACTGGCAGGCAGTGTCAGAGGGCTGCAGTGCCACCCTTCCAAGCCTCTCCTAGCCTCCTGTGGCTTGGACAGAATCCTGAGGGTACACAGGATCCGGAATCCACGGGGCCTGGAGCATAAG GTCTATCTGAAGTCTCAGCTGAACTGCCTTCTTCTGTCAGGCAGGGACAACTGGGAG GATGAGCCGCCAGAGCCGCCGGAGCCGGCTAAGCTGTCTTCGGAAGACACGGAGGCAGACGAACTTTGGGCCTCCCTGGAGGCAGCTGCCAAGCGCCCGCGCCCTGATTTGGAGCAGACATCAGGGGTCGTCCCAACCGGGCGGAGAAAGAAGAAGCGGCCTGGCTCTGCCAGCCCCTGA
- the TEX54 gene encoding testis-expressed protein 54 yields MGCCQDKALKTSNGKSKAARKEEVEEDTEEVDGNSSDHRKPKSNESLLITVLWRRLSLFSRRDSRTPKRQSIKHGCTFQENNPEEIREEPEKG; encoded by the exons ATGGGCTGCTGCCAAGACAAGGCCTTGAAAACCTCCAATGGGAAGTCCAAGGCGGCCAGAAAGGAGGAAGTCGAGGAAG ACACCGAGGAGGTCGATGGGAACTCGTCGGACCACCGGAAGCCCAAGTCCAACGAAAGCCTTTTGATCACCGTGCTGTGGCGGCGGCTGTCCTTGTTCAGCCGTCGGGACTCGCGGACAcccaagaggcagtcaatcaagcATGGGTGTACGTTCCAGGAGAACAACCCGGAGGAAATCCGGGAGGAGCCGGAGAAGGGATGA
- the WDR74 gene encoding WD repeat-containing protein 74 isoform X2, which produces MAAAGARWNHVWVGTETGILKGVNLRRKQAANFTAAGQPRREEAVSALCWGAGGETEILMGCADRTVRHFSIEEGRFRGQRHCPGGEGTFRGLAQADGTLITCVDSGVLRVWGDDKETSSDPVLELRVGPGVCRMRQDPVRPHVVATGGKENALKVWDLQGSEEPVFRAKNVRNDWLDLRVPIWDQDIQFLPESRKLVTCTGYHQVRVYDPASPQRRPVLEATYGEHPLTAMTLTPGGNSVIVGNTHGQLAEIDLRQGRLLGCLKGLAGSVRGLQCHPSKPLLASCGLDRILRVHRIRNPRGLEHKDEPPEPPEPAKLSSEDTEADELWASLEAAAKRPRPDLEQTSGVVPTGRRKKKRPGSASP; this is translated from the exons ATGGCTGCCGCCGGGGCGCGCTGGAACCATGTGTGGGTCGGAACCGAGACTGGGATCCTGAAAG GGGTGAACCTTCGGCGCAAACAGGCGGCCAACTTCACGGCGGCGGGACAGCCCCGGCGCGAGGAGGCGGTGAGCGCCCTGTGCTGGGGCGCGGGCGGGGAGACCGAG ATCCTGATGGGCTGTGCCGACCGGACAGTGAGGCACTTCAGCATCGAGGAGGGCAGATTCCGGGGCCAGAGGCACTGCCCCGGCGGGGAGGGCACGTTCCGAGGCCTCGCCCAGGCGGACGG cACCCTCATCACGTGTGTGGATTCTGGGGTTCTCCGAGTCTGGGGTGACGACAAGGAGACCTCCTCTGACCCA GTCCTGGAACTGAGGGTGGGCCCTGGGGTGTGTAGGATGCGCCAAGACCCAGTGCGCCCCCACGTAGTTGCCACAGGTGGGAAGGAGAATGCTTTGAAGGTGTGGGACCTGCAGGGGTCTGAGGAGCCTGTGTTCAGAGCCAAGAAC GTACGGAATGACTGGCTTGACCTGCGAGTTCCCATCTGGGACCAGGACATACAGTTCCTCCCTGAGTCGCGGAAGCTCGTCACCTGTACAGGGTACCACCAG GTCCGTGTCTATGATCCAGCCTCCCCCCAACGCCGGCCAGTCCTCGAGGCCACCTATGGAGAGCACCCGCTGACCGCTATGACTCTCACTCCGGGGGGCAA CTCGGTGATTGTAGGAAACACTCATGGGCAGCTGGCAGAAATTGACCTTCGGCAAG GGCGCCTACTGGGCTGCCTGAAGGGACTGGCAGGCAGTGTCAGAGGGCTGCAGTGCCACCCTTCCAAGCCTCTCCTAGCCTCCTGTGGCTTGGACAGAATCCTGAGGGTACACAGGATCCGGAATCCACGGGGCCTGGAGCATAAG GATGAGCCGCCAGAGCCGCCGGAGCCGGCTAAGCTGTCTTCGGAAGACACGGAGGCAGACGAACTTTGGGCCTCCCTGGAGGCAGCTGCCAAGCGCCCGCGCCCTGATTTGGAGCAGACATCAGGGGTCGTCCCAACCGGGCGGAGAAAGAAGAAGCGGCCTGGCTCTGCCAGCCCCTGA